The proteins below are encoded in one region of Alosa sapidissima isolate fAloSap1 chromosome 24, fAloSap1.pri, whole genome shotgun sequence:
- the LOC121700613 gene encoding uncharacterized protein LOC121700613 isoform X2: MYTPILQLPASSLLLPLKLPLRMLLPSSLSALLLAVPLALLVSGESVLSNETQTNDVTTKQYDNITMPPQVPTINVTLLSETSHNYPHNAHSNTTVQINETLLFDNTTEANITREDSESFQDQEKNHPLWHCIADHLKYFSHHYCGVTFHNAMATVPKERWCDWEEIKIHYNQLSECMEELSDFLRCYYPNQQTQEFFVGVHEEYFQACQEEEEDLPPGLVLALTLLPVSLVPALVFMVVWKNNVRE, from the exons atgtatactccCATTCTCCAGTTGCCTGCCAGCTCTCTCTTATTACCCCTAAAGTTGCCACTGAGGATGTTgttaccctcctctctctcggcTCTTCTTCTGGCGGTTCCCCTTGCCCTCCTGGTGTCGG GTGAGAGTGTGCTCTCTAATGAAACTCAGACTAATGATG taacaACTAAGCAATATGACAATATTACAATGCCTCCCCAAGTACCTACCATCAATGTGACTCTTCTATCAG AAACTTCCCACAACTACCCACACAATGCCCATAGCAACACTACGGTGCAAATCAACGAGACGCTACTGTTCG ATAATACTACAGAAGCCAACATCACGCGTGAAGACAGTG AGTCCTTTCAGGATCAGGAGAAGAATCATCCCCTTTGGCACTGTATTGCTGATCACCTGAAGTACTTCAGCCATCATTACTGTGGAGTCACATTCCATAACGCCATGGCCACTGTCCCaaaagagagatggtgtgaCTGGGAAGAGATCAAGAT ACACTACAACCAGTTAAGCGAGTGCATGGAGGAATTGTCTGACTTTCTCAGATGCTACTACCCCAACCAGCAGACACAGGAGTTCTTTGTGGGCGTCCACGAGGAGTACTTCCAGGCGtgccaggaggaggaagaggacctgCCGCCGGGGCTGGTTCTGGCACTCACTCTGCTGCCTGTTAGCCTCGTCCCCGCCCTCGTCTTCATGGTGGTCTGGAAGAACAACGTGCgggagtag
- the LOC121700613 gene encoding receptor activity-modifying protein 1-like isoform X3 — translation MICFFFFSSVTTKQYDNITMPPQVPTINVTLLSAHILPTKASQGDSETSHNYPHNAHSNTTVQINETLLFDNTTEANITREDSESFQDQEKNHPLWHCIADHLKYFSHHYCGVTFHNAMATVPKERWCDWEEIKIHYNQLSECMEELSDFLRCYYPNQQTQEFFVGVHEEYFQACQEEEEDLPPGLVLALTLLPVSLVPALVFMVVWKNNVRE, via the exons ATGAtttgtttcttctttttctcctcaG taacaACTAAGCAATATGACAATATTACAATGCCTCCCCAAGTACCTACCATCAATGTGACTCTTCTATCAG CCCACATCCTGCCGACAAAAGCGTCACAAGGAGACAgtg AAACTTCCCACAACTACCCACACAATGCCCATAGCAACACTACGGTGCAAATCAACGAGACGCTACTGTTCG ATAATACTACAGAAGCCAACATCACGCGTGAAGACAGTG AGTCCTTTCAGGATCAGGAGAAGAATCATCCCCTTTGGCACTGTATTGCTGATCACCTGAAGTACTTCAGCCATCATTACTGTGGAGTCACATTCCATAACGCCATGGCCACTGTCCCaaaagagagatggtgtgaCTGGGAAGAGATCAAGAT ACACTACAACCAGTTAAGCGAGTGCATGGAGGAATTGTCTGACTTTCTCAGATGCTACTACCCCAACCAGCAGACACAGGAGTTCTTTGTGGGCGTCCACGAGGAGTACTTCCAGGCGtgccaggaggaggaagaggacctgCCGCCGGGGCTGGTTCTGGCACTCACTCTGCTGCCTGTTAGCCTCGTCCCCGCCCTCGTCTTCATGGTGGTCTGGAAGAACAACGTGCgggagtag
- the LOC121700613 gene encoding uncharacterized protein LOC121700613 isoform X1, with protein MYTPILQLPASSLLLPLKLPLRMLLPSSLSALLLAVPLALLVSGESVLSNETQTNDVTTKQYDNITMPPQVPTINVTLLSAHILPTKASQGDSETSHNYPHNAHSNTTVQINETLLFDNTTEANITREDSESFQDQEKNHPLWHCIADHLKYFSHHYCGVTFHNAMATVPKERWCDWEEIKIHYNQLSECMEELSDFLRCYYPNQQTQEFFVGVHEEYFQACQEEEEDLPPGLVLALTLLPVSLVPALVFMVVWKNNVRE; from the exons atgtatactccCATTCTCCAGTTGCCTGCCAGCTCTCTCTTATTACCCCTAAAGTTGCCACTGAGGATGTTgttaccctcctctctctcggcTCTTCTTCTGGCGGTTCCCCTTGCCCTCCTGGTGTCGG GTGAGAGTGTGCTCTCTAATGAAACTCAGACTAATGATG taacaACTAAGCAATATGACAATATTACAATGCCTCCCCAAGTACCTACCATCAATGTGACTCTTCTATCAG CCCACATCCTGCCGACAAAAGCGTCACAAGGAGACAgtg AAACTTCCCACAACTACCCACACAATGCCCATAGCAACACTACGGTGCAAATCAACGAGACGCTACTGTTCG ATAATACTACAGAAGCCAACATCACGCGTGAAGACAGTG AGTCCTTTCAGGATCAGGAGAAGAATCATCCCCTTTGGCACTGTATTGCTGATCACCTGAAGTACTTCAGCCATCATTACTGTGGAGTCACATTCCATAACGCCATGGCCACTGTCCCaaaagagagatggtgtgaCTGGGAAGAGATCAAGAT ACACTACAACCAGTTAAGCGAGTGCATGGAGGAATTGTCTGACTTTCTCAGATGCTACTACCCCAACCAGCAGACACAGGAGTTCTTTGTGGGCGTCCACGAGGAGTACTTCCAGGCGtgccaggaggaggaagaggacctgCCGCCGGGGCTGGTTCTGGCACTCACTCTGCTGCCTGTTAGCCTCGTCCCCGCCCTCGTCTTCATGGTGGTCTGGAAGAACAACGTGCgggagtag
- the LOC121700613 gene encoding receptor activity-modifying protein 1-like isoform X4, with translation MICFFFFSSVTTKQYDNITMPPQVPTINVTLLSETSHNYPHNAHSNTTVQINETLLFDNTTEANITREDSESFQDQEKNHPLWHCIADHLKYFSHHYCGVTFHNAMATVPKERWCDWEEIKIHYNQLSECMEELSDFLRCYYPNQQTQEFFVGVHEEYFQACQEEEEDLPPGLVLALTLLPVSLVPALVFMVVWKNNVRE, from the exons ATGAtttgtttcttctttttctcctcaG taacaACTAAGCAATATGACAATATTACAATGCCTCCCCAAGTACCTACCATCAATGTGACTCTTCTATCAG AAACTTCCCACAACTACCCACACAATGCCCATAGCAACACTACGGTGCAAATCAACGAGACGCTACTGTTCG ATAATACTACAGAAGCCAACATCACGCGTGAAGACAGTG AGTCCTTTCAGGATCAGGAGAAGAATCATCCCCTTTGGCACTGTATTGCTGATCACCTGAAGTACTTCAGCCATCATTACTGTGGAGTCACATTCCATAACGCCATGGCCACTGTCCCaaaagagagatggtgtgaCTGGGAAGAGATCAAGAT ACACTACAACCAGTTAAGCGAGTGCATGGAGGAATTGTCTGACTTTCTCAGATGCTACTACCCCAACCAGCAGACACAGGAGTTCTTTGTGGGCGTCCACGAGGAGTACTTCCAGGCGtgccaggaggaggaagaggacctgCCGCCGGGGCTGGTTCTGGCACTCACTCTGCTGCCTGTTAGCCTCGTCCCCGCCCTCGTCTTCATGGTGGTCTGGAAGAACAACGTGCgggagtag